Proteins co-encoded in one Christiangramia fulva genomic window:
- a CDS encoding trans-sulfuration enzyme family protein, whose translation MENLETIAIRTQAERTQFQEHSVPLYLTSSYVFDNAEDMRASFAEEKERNIYSRFTNPNTSEFVEKIAKMEGAESGYAFATGMSAVFSTLATLLDSGDHIISARSVFGSTHSLLTKYFPKWNISHSYFKVDEVDKIESLIKPQTKIIFAETPTNPGVDILDLEELGRIAKKHDLLLIIDNCFATPYLQNPIKFGADLVIHSATKLIDGQGRVLGGVTVGREDLIREIYLFSRNTGPALSPFNAWVLSKSLETLPVRIERHCENAVKLAEFLEGHENVEWVKYPFLKSHPQFEIAKKQMKLGGNIVSFEIKGGIEAGRNFIDNLKFCSRSANLGDTRTIITHPASTTHSKLSKEESLEAGITEGLIRVSVGLEHINDIIADLEQALKN comes from the coding sequence ATGGAAAATTTAGAAACAATCGCAATAAGAACACAGGCCGAAAGAACGCAATTTCAGGAGCATTCGGTGCCGCTTTATCTCACTTCGAGCTATGTTTTTGACAATGCAGAAGATATGAGGGCAAGCTTTGCCGAAGAAAAGGAGCGAAATATCTATAGCCGATTTACAAACCCAAATACTTCTGAATTTGTCGAGAAGATCGCGAAAATGGAGGGCGCGGAAAGCGGTTATGCTTTTGCAACAGGAATGTCGGCCGTGTTTTCGACCCTGGCGACGCTTTTGGATAGTGGCGATCATATCATTTCGGCGAGATCGGTTTTTGGGTCCACGCATAGTTTATTGACCAAATATTTTCCTAAGTGGAACATTAGCCACAGCTATTTTAAAGTAGATGAGGTTGATAAAATTGAAAGTCTGATAAAACCACAAACAAAGATCATTTTCGCTGAAACACCTACAAATCCCGGCGTTGATATTCTGGATCTGGAAGAATTGGGCAGAATTGCCAAAAAACATGATCTGTTGCTGATCATCGATAACTGTTTCGCGACGCCTTATCTTCAGAATCCTATAAAATTTGGAGCTGATCTGGTGATCCATTCAGCAACAAAACTAATCGATGGCCAGGGACGCGTTTTAGGTGGAGTTACTGTTGGAAGGGAAGATTTGATTCGAGAGATTTATCTTTTCAGTAGAAATACCGGTCCGGCACTTTCGCCATTCAACGCCTGGGTGCTTTCAAAGAGTCTGGAAACACTTCCAGTTCGAATTGAAAGACACTGTGAAAACGCGGTGAAACTGGCTGAATTTCTTGAAGGGCATGAAAATGTGGAATGGGTGAAATATCCATTTCTGAAGTCGCATCCGCAATTTGAGATCGCGAAAAAACAAATGAAACTGGGAGGAAACATCGTTTCCTTCGAAATTAAAGGAGGGATAGAAGCAGGGCGGAATTTTATCGATAATTTAAAATTTTGTTCCCGTTCCGCAAATTTGGGTGATACAAGAACGATCATCACCCATCCCGCCTCTACAACACATAGTAAACTGAGCAAGGAAGAAAGCCTGGAAGCGGGAATTACTGAAGGATTGATAAGGGTTTCTGTAGGATTGGAGCATATCAATGATATAATTGCCGATCTGGAACAGGCGTTAAAAAATTAA
- a CDS encoding SRPBCC family protein, with product METLKMDFRINMDENAVIVEKEFAAPVDVVWSAWTLPETLDKWWAPKPWKAKTKSMKFREGGKWFYAMIGPEGEEHHAIVEYKLVIPEQLFEGIDSFCDENGKVNEELPKAYWKVEFEPEGARTLVRIETKYNSAKELETILNMGFQEGFTAALNSLDEHFKSR from the coding sequence ATGGAAACTTTAAAAATGGATTTTAGGATAAATATGGATGAAAATGCGGTGATCGTTGAGAAAGAATTTGCCGCTCCGGTTGATGTTGTCTGGTCGGCATGGACGCTTCCGGAAACTCTAGATAAATGGTGGGCGCCGAAACCCTGGAAAGCTAAGACCAAATCGATGAAATTTCGTGAAGGAGGAAAATGGTTTTATGCGATGATTGGTCCAGAAGGCGAAGAACACCATGCCATTGTGGAATATAAATTAGTAATACCTGAGCAGCTTTTTGAAGGGATTGATTCTTTCTGTGATGAAAACGGAAAGGTGAATGAGGAGCTTCCGAAAGCTTACTGGAAAGTGGAGTTTGAACCGGAAGGGGCGCGTACTTTAGTCAGAATAGAAACAAAATATAACTCCGCTAAAGAGCTCGAAACTATTTTGAATATGGGATTTCAGGAAGGTTTTACTGCTGCGCTTAACAGTTTAGATGAGCACTTCAAATCCAGATAA
- a CDS encoding homocysteine S-methyltransferase family protein — translation MSKIEDVLSQKILILDGAMGTMLQEYKFSEEDFRGKRFADWPVSLKGNNDLLSITQPNAIADIHRKYFEAGADIVETNTFSGTRIAMADYKMEDLVYELNYESAKIAKKVAEEVTAENPEKPRFVAGAMGPTNKTASMSPDVNDPGYRAISFEELYENYKEQAKALIDGGVDVLLVETVFDTLNAKAALFAIDELKEELNLDIPIMVSGTITDASGRTLSGQTAEAFLISVSHIPLMSIGFNCALGAKQLTPHLEAVARNSNFGVSAYPNAGLPNAFGEYDQEAPEMAAQVKEYLEKGLVNILGGCCGTTPAHIKAIAEIAANYKPRKIKIKRHAELVSASHQSNN, via the coding sequence ATGTCAAAAATAGAAGACGTACTCTCACAAAAAATACTGATACTCGATGGAGCCATGGGAACCATGCTTCAGGAATATAAATTTTCTGAAGAAGATTTCCGCGGAAAACGATTTGCCGACTGGCCGGTTTCCTTAAAAGGAAATAACGACCTGTTGTCAATCACACAGCCAAACGCCATCGCCGATATCCACCGAAAATATTTTGAAGCCGGTGCCGATATTGTGGAAACCAATACATTTTCAGGTACGCGCATCGCCATGGCCGATTATAAAATGGAGGATCTGGTGTATGAGCTGAATTACGAGTCGGCTAAAATTGCCAAAAAAGTGGCAGAGGAAGTAACGGCTGAAAATCCTGAAAAGCCAAGATTTGTCGCTGGTGCAATGGGACCCACCAATAAGACGGCGAGTATGAGCCCCGATGTAAATGATCCCGGCTACAGGGCGATTTCATTTGAAGAATTATATGAAAATTACAAGGAACAAGCTAAGGCTTTGATCGACGGCGGTGTGGATGTACTTCTAGTGGAAACCGTTTTTGATACATTGAATGCCAAGGCTGCCTTGTTCGCCATTGATGAATTGAAAGAAGAGTTGAATTTAGATATCCCGATCATGGTCAGCGGTACGATTACCGACGCTTCCGGAAGAACCCTTTCGGGGCAGACTGCTGAAGCTTTCCTGATTTCGGTTTCTCATATTCCGCTGATGAGCATAGGTTTTAACTGCGCACTCGGCGCGAAACAACTGACGCCACATCTGGAAGCAGTGGCAAGAAATTCCAATTTTGGAGTTTCGGCTTACCCTAATGCCGGACTTCCCAATGCTTTTGGAGAATATGACCAGGAAGCTCCCGAGATGGCTGCGCAGGTAAAGGAATACCTTGAAAAAGGACTGGTGAATATCCTCGGTGGCTGCTGCGGTACCACACCTGCCCACATTAAGGCAATTGCTGAAATTGCCGCTAATTATAAACCTCGAAAGATTAAAATTAAACGTCATGCTGAACTTGTTTCAGCATCCCATCAATCAAATAATTAA
- a CDS encoding HEPN domain-containing protein: MQSFRTEIENPVVEQDILDLEKKIRLFREGKANEEKFRSLRLARGVYGQRQAGVQMVRIKLPFGKVTSEQLHRIANVSDEYSTGRLHITTRQDIQIHHVSLDRTPELWAQLEKDDITLREACGNTVRNVTASPTAGIDPKEPFDVSPYAEATFKFFLRNPICQEMGRKFKISFSSSDDDTALSYIHDLGFIPKLKEGKRGFKVMLGGGLGSQPRHADELYDFLPVEELIPLIEGVLRVFDRYGERAKRLKARMKFLIKDIGKEAFMDLVAEQQTALSKKQPDFQIEKFEAAPPLQNVEVPEVEIEDQKEFETWKNTNVFPQKQEGLFAVGIRVPLGDFYTGGARELADLVKKYAGNEIRLTLRQDILVRHIKEEFLPFFYTELKKLGYAETGYNKTVDITACPGTDTCNLGIASSTGIADVLEDVLKEEYPQFVNGRDITIKISGCMNACGQHNMAEIGFQGMSVKVGKAVAPALQVLLGGGTLGNGNGRFADKVVKIPSKRGPEALRLLLNDFEANSESGEGYAAYYDRQGKTYFYDLLKDLADTSNLTENDFIDWGHEKPYIKAVGVGECAGVVIDLVATLLFESEEKIDNAKTALERKAWSDSIYHSYTSIVNSAKALLTAEDVKTNTQAGIISQFDEIFIETGKIELSTSFKEFAYQLKENEPSEAFAKKYLDDAHLFLKRVDAYRTKEVQHV; the protein is encoded by the coding sequence ATGCAAAGTTTTAGAACCGAAATTGAAAATCCAGTGGTGGAACAGGATATTCTGGATCTGGAAAAAAAGATCAGGCTTTTCCGTGAAGGAAAGGCTAATGAAGAGAAATTCCGAAGTCTGCGTCTTGCGCGTGGAGTGTACGGACAAAGGCAGGCTGGCGTTCAGATGGTTCGTATAAAACTGCCTTTTGGGAAAGTGACTTCGGAACAGTTGCATCGTATTGCCAATGTTTCCGATGAATATTCCACAGGAAGGTTGCATATCACCACCCGGCAGGATATTCAAATCCATCACGTGAGCCTGGATCGAACTCCTGAGTTGTGGGCACAGCTGGAAAAAGATGATATCACCCTGCGTGAAGCCTGTGGGAATACGGTTAGAAATGTCACTGCTTCGCCTACCGCGGGGATTGACCCAAAGGAACCCTTTGATGTTTCGCCTTATGCCGAAGCTACCTTTAAATTTTTCCTTCGGAATCCAATTTGCCAGGAAATGGGTAGAAAATTCAAAATTTCCTTTTCTTCTTCAGATGATGACACCGCGCTGAGCTACATCCACGACCTCGGATTTATTCCTAAACTGAAAGAAGGCAAACGCGGATTTAAAGTAATGCTGGGTGGAGGGCTTGGTTCACAGCCACGTCACGCCGATGAGCTTTACGATTTTCTGCCGGTTGAAGAATTGATTCCTTTGATCGAAGGCGTGCTTCGTGTTTTTGACCGCTATGGTGAAAGAGCCAAACGTTTGAAGGCAAGAATGAAATTTCTGATAAAAGATATCGGAAAAGAGGCTTTTATGGATCTGGTAGCTGAACAGCAAACCGCACTTTCCAAAAAACAACCCGATTTTCAGATTGAAAAATTCGAAGCGGCTCCGCCCTTGCAGAATGTGGAAGTTCCTGAAGTTGAAATAGAAGATCAGAAAGAATTCGAAACCTGGAAGAATACCAATGTTTTTCCGCAAAAACAGGAGGGATTGTTCGCTGTGGGAATTCGCGTTCCCTTAGGTGATTTTTATACCGGCGGCGCTAGAGAACTGGCCGATCTGGTGAAGAAATATGCCGGAAATGAGATAAGACTAACCTTGAGACAGGATATTCTGGTCCGACATATTAAAGAAGAATTCTTGCCATTTTTCTATACTGAATTGAAAAAACTCGGCTATGCTGAAACCGGCTATAACAAAACGGTTGATATTACTGCATGCCCGGGCACCGATACCTGTAACCTGGGGATTGCCAGCAGCACAGGTATTGCCGATGTACTGGAAGATGTATTAAAAGAAGAATATCCTCAGTTCGTTAATGGCCGGGATATTACCATCAAGATCAGCGGTTGTATGAATGCCTGCGGGCAGCATAATATGGCTGAGATCGGCTTCCAGGGAATGTCGGTTAAAGTAGGGAAGGCGGTGGCTCCTGCGCTTCAGGTGTTGCTTGGTGGCGGAACCCTTGGCAACGGTAATGGCCGTTTTGCCGATAAAGTAGTGAAAATTCCAAGTAAGAGAGGTCCGGAAGCTTTAAGATTATTATTGAATGATTTTGAAGCCAATTCTGAAAGTGGTGAAGGCTATGCAGCCTATTATGACCGTCAGGGTAAAACGTATTTCTATGATCTACTTAAAGATCTGGCCGATACGTCCAATCTCACCGAAAATGACTTTATAGACTGGGGCCATGAAAAGCCATATATCAAAGCCGTGGGAGTGGGAGAATGTGCCGGAGTAGTTATTGATTTGGTAGCGACTTTGCTTTTTGAAAGCGAAGAAAAGATCGACAATGCCAAAACCGCTTTGGAAAGAAAAGCCTGGAGTGACAGTATTTATCATTCCTACACTTCCATTGTGAATTCGGCTAAAGCTTTATTGACCGCTGAAGATGTTAAAACGAACACTCAGGCAGGAATTATTTCCCAGTTCGATGAGATTTTTATAGAAACAGGTAAAATAGAACTTTCAACTTCATTTAAGGAGTTTGCCTATCAGTTAAAAGAAAATGAGCCCTCTGAGGCTTTTGCAAAGAAATATTTAGATGACGCGCATTTATTCTTAAAGAGAGTAGATGCCTATAGAACGAAGGAGGTACAACATGTTTAA
- a CDS encoding NAD(P)/FAD-dependent oxidoreductase yields the protein MIKTDILIIGAGPTGLFTVFEAGLLKLKTHLIDALPQPGGQCSEIYPKKPIYDIPAFPEILAGDLVKNLMEQIRPFSPGFTLGERAETLEKLDDGTFIVTTNKGTQHHAPVVAIAGGLGSFEPRKPPIKNISDYEDKGVSYFIKDPEIYRNRRVVIAGGGDSALDWAIYLADIASEVALVHRRAEFRGALDSVERVSELAKLGKIEMITNAEVVGLRGENELEQVVIRHKDEARGEEFREVDDFIPLFGLSPKLGPIGNWGLEIEKNAIKVDNSYDYQTNIPGVYAIGDVNTYKGKLKLILSGFHEAAIMCQSAYQKIHPDKKFVLKYTTVGGVEGFDGTKKEAKREVVQSIGV from the coding sequence ATGATTAAAACAGATATCCTGATCATTGGAGCAGGACCCACTGGATTGTTCACCGTTTTCGAAGCGGGACTCCTTAAGCTTAAAACACACTTAATTGATGCCTTACCACAACCGGGAGGGCAGTGTTCAGAGATCTACCCGAAAAAACCTATTTATGATATTCCGGCTTTTCCGGAAATCCTGGCAGGTGACCTTGTGAAAAACCTGATGGAACAGATCAGGCCTTTTTCTCCCGGATTCACTTTGGGGGAACGTGCCGAAACCCTTGAAAAATTAGATGATGGCACTTTCATCGTCACCACTAATAAAGGTACTCAGCATCATGCTCCGGTTGTGGCGATTGCGGGAGGATTAGGTTCTTTCGAGCCCAGAAAACCCCCGATCAAGAATATTAGCGATTATGAAGATAAGGGAGTTTCTTATTTTATCAAAGATCCGGAGATCTATCGAAACCGTCGGGTAGTGATTGCCGGCGGCGGTGATTCGGCTTTAGATTGGGCGATTTATTTGGCCGATATCGCTTCGGAAGTTGCTTTGGTACATAGAAGAGCCGAATTTCGTGGCGCGCTGGATTCTGTGGAAAGAGTTTCTGAATTGGCAAAACTCGGAAAGATCGAAATGATCACCAATGCTGAAGTCGTTGGACTTCGTGGTGAAAATGAGCTGGAACAGGTGGTGATCCGTCATAAAGATGAAGCACGGGGCGAGGAATTTCGGGAAGTGGATGATTTTATTCCTCTTTTTGGATTGTCTCCCAAACTTGGACCTATTGGCAACTGGGGCCTCGAAATTGAGAAAAACGCTATCAAGGTTGATAATTCTTACGATTATCAAACGAACATTCCCGGCGTTTACGCGATCGGCGATGTGAATACCTATAAAGGAAAATTGAAACTGATCCTTTCCGGTTTTCACGAGGCGGCGATCATGTGCCAGAGCGCCTATCAAAAAATTCATCCCGATAAGAAATTCGTATTGAAATACACCACTGTTGGAGGTGTTGAAGGATTCGATGGAACAAAAAAAGAAGCCAAGCGGGAAGTGGTGCAGAGTATAGGAGTTTAA
- the cobA gene encoding uroporphyrinogen-III C-methyltransferase produces MFNTPKLTVVGAGPGDPELITIKAVKTLQSAKVVLYDALINRELLEYAPQAEHIFVGKRKDKHRYSQDEINELIVKYALERGHVVRLKGGDPFIFGRGSEEINFARKHGLETAVVSGITSSIAVPANVGIPLTQRGTSESFWVITGTTTQRKLSEDVKLAAQSTATVVILMGMGKLGEIVDVFSKVGKENIPVGVIQNGTTENEQSGFGTINTIEQVVTEKKLTAPAIIVIGEVVRESQQLQKINNEVNALPKAFENDAQKREYFNTPVGG; encoded by the coding sequence ATGTTTAATACACCAAAATTAACCGTAGTAGGAGCCGGGCCTGGAGATCCGGAATTGATAACCATCAAGGCTGTAAAAACTTTACAAAGCGCAAAAGTGGTTTTGTATGATGCTTTGATCAATCGGGAGCTTCTGGAATATGCGCCTCAGGCCGAGCATATTTTCGTCGGAAAGCGAAAGGATAAACATCGCTATTCTCAGGATGAGATCAATGAACTTATTGTGAAATATGCTTTGGAACGCGGCCATGTTGTTCGGCTGAAAGGTGGAGATCCTTTTATCTTCGGAAGAGGTTCCGAAGAGATTAATTTCGCCAGGAAACACGGGCTCGAAACGGCCGTAGTTTCAGGAATCACTTCTTCGATTGCAGTCCCGGCAAATGTGGGAATACCGCTAACCCAAAGAGGAACATCAGAAAGTTTCTGGGTGATCACGGGAACCACCACTCAGCGAAAACTTTCAGAAGATGTAAAACTTGCGGCTCAATCTACCGCGACTGTGGTGATCCTCATGGGAATGGGAAAACTGGGAGAGATCGTGGATGTTTTCAGTAAAGTCGGAAAAGAAAATATTCCTGTAGGTGTGATCCAAAATGGAACTACCGAAAATGAGCAATCAGGTTTTGGAACCATCAATACGATTGAACAGGTAGTTACTGAAAAGAAATTAACCGCTCCGGCGATCATCGTTATTGGGGAAGTGGTACGGGAGAGTCAGCAGCTTCAGAAAATAAATAATGAAGTGAATGCTTTACCGAAGGCATTTGAGAATGATGCTCAGAAAAGAGAATATTTCAATACCCCCGTTGGGGGCTAA
- a CDS encoding precorrin-2 dehydrogenase/sirohydrochlorin ferrochelatase family protein has protein sequence MEERNELYPVFLKVSKLNILVVGGGNVGHEKLHFLLKSSPNANVEVVAKWFLSETEALAKAHGVKLTKGRYRKKYLKKRHIVIAATNDAKLNKRVHRDAKKRYLLANIADTPELCDFYMGGIVNKGHVKIAISTNGKSPTTAKRLRQFFEEVIPENVNEMVENLNEYRKTIKGDFEAKVTELNNITETLIGKKEKDD, from the coding sequence ATGGAAGAAAGAAACGAGCTATACCCGGTTTTTCTGAAAGTCAGCAAACTGAACATCCTCGTAGTTGGCGGCGGAAATGTAGGCCATGAAAAGTTGCATTTTCTGCTGAAATCCAGTCCGAATGCGAATGTTGAGGTGGTGGCGAAATGGTTTCTGTCCGAGACCGAAGCCCTCGCGAAAGCACATGGGGTGAAGCTCACCAAAGGAAGGTATAGAAAGAAGTATTTGAAGAAAAGGCATATTGTGATTGCGGCTACCAATGATGCAAAATTAAATAAGCGGGTGCATCGCGATGCTAAAAAGCGCTACCTGCTGGCCAATATCGCCGATACCCCTGAACTCTGTGATTTTTATATGGGTGGAATTGTAAATAAAGGCCATGTGAAAATAGCCATTTCGACTAATGGGAAATCCCCGACAACTGCGAAGCGATTGCGCCAGTTCTTCGAGGAGGTAATTCCCGAAAACGTAAACGAAATGGTAGAAAATTTGAACGAATACCGAAAAACGATAAAAGGCGATTTCGAAGCCAAAGTAACTGAATTGAATAATATAACAGAAACCTTAATTGGAAAAAAAGAGAAAGATGATTAA
- a CDS encoding RrF2 family transcriptional regulator, whose amino-acid sequence MLSKKTKYGIKALSYIARKEGKRPVQTSEISESENISQKFLESILLELRKSGFLGSKKGKGGGYYLIKEADQIKMTAVIRVLEGPIAMVPCVSLNYYEKCDDCPDENKCSVHKLMIQVRDASLKVLGQNTLADIANFQ is encoded by the coding sequence ATGCTTTCAAAAAAGACCAAGTACGGAATTAAGGCTCTTAGCTACATTGCAAGAAAAGAAGGTAAGAGACCTGTACAGACCTCAGAAATTTCGGAAAGTGAGAATATTTCTCAAAAATTCCTGGAGAGTATTCTTCTGGAATTGCGAAAATCCGGATTCCTGGGTTCAAAAAAAGGAAAGGGCGGAGGTTATTATCTCATAAAGGAAGCCGATCAGATAAAAATGACGGCGGTAATTAGGGTTTTAGAAGGGCCCATCGCCATGGTTCCCTGTGTAAGCCTCAATTATTACGAAAAATGTGATGATTGCCCCGACGAAAATAAATGTTCTGTTCACAAGCTGATGATTCAGGTAAGGGATGCTTCCCTTAAGGTGCTAGGACAAAATACACTGGCCGATATTGCAAACTTTCAATAG
- a CDS encoding OsmC family protein — protein MKVSLRRINDNYLFETKNERGDIVLLDNKSEADPKGSSPMDLLLRGIAGCSSIDVVMILKKQQHELEDLRVEVEGFRVDGAIPNVFKKIHLDFILKGDVPPAKAKRAVDLSMKKYCSVAKMLEKAAEISYAVQLNGEKIE, from the coding sequence ATGAAGGTCAGTTTAAGAAGAATCAACGATAATTATCTTTTTGAAACCAAAAATGAGCGGGGCGATATCGTGCTGCTCGATAATAAATCTGAAGCAGATCCAAAAGGTTCCAGTCCCATGGATTTATTGCTTCGTGGGATCGCGGGCTGTAGTAGTATTGACGTGGTGATGATCCTAAAAAAACAGCAGCACGAACTGGAAGATTTACGGGTTGAAGTGGAAGGTTTCCGTGTAGACGGAGCCATTCCGAATGTTTTTAAGAAAATTCATCTTGATTTTATTCTGAAAGGCGATGTGCCTCCGGCCAAAGCAAAAAGAGCGGTTGATCTATCCATGAAAAAATACTGTTCTGTTGCCAAAATGCTTGAAAAAGCGGCCGAGATCAGTTATGCCGTTCAGTTGAATGGAGAAAAAATTGAATAA
- a CDS encoding phosphoadenosine phosphosulfate reductase family protein: MKKYSAEELKTLNSQLRGIDPFEVIRWVLAGSKKPVVTTNFRPYEAAILHAVSLEKPDVTVVWCDTGYNTPQTYKHAKEVIEQLNLNVKLYTPRQTAAYRDAINEGIPGVDSPLHDEFTRQVKLEPFQRAMAQQNPDVWFTNLRKGQTAFRDSIDILSYSKDGLLKVSPFYHWSDEKLDAYLKEYDLPNEFKYFDPTKVLANRECGLHA; the protein is encoded by the coding sequence ATGAAAAAGTATTCGGCAGAAGAATTGAAGACTTTAAACAGTCAGCTAAGGGGAATAGACCCTTTTGAGGTGATTAGATGGGTGCTGGCAGGCAGTAAAAAACCGGTAGTGACAACGAATTTTAGACCTTATGAAGCGGCTATACTGCATGCTGTTTCTTTAGAAAAGCCTGATGTGACGGTTGTATGGTGTGATACCGGCTATAATACGCCTCAAACCTATAAACATGCAAAAGAGGTGATCGAGCAGTTAAATTTGAATGTGAAGTTGTACACGCCAAGACAAACTGCCGCCTACCGTGATGCGATAAACGAAGGAATTCCCGGAGTTGACAGTCCCTTGCATGATGAGTTCACCCGCCAGGTGAAGCTGGAGCCTTTCCAAAGAGCCATGGCACAGCAAAATCCCGATGTCTGGTTTACTAATTTGAGGAAGGGACAAACTGCTTTCCGCGATAGTATAGACATTTTGAGCTACAGCAAAGACGGACTCTTAAAAGTAAGTCCGTTCTATCACTGGAGCGATGAAAAGCTGGATGCATATTTAAAGGAATATGATCTGCCTAACGAATTTAAATATTTCGATCCCACCAAGGTTTTGGCGAACCGCGAATGTGGATTGCACGCTTAA